A region of the Serinicoccus profundi genome:
CCCGGTCGTGCTGCACCTGCTGGCGACGGTCCCCACCCTGCGCACCGTCCTCGTCATGGTGCAGCTCGAGGTCGCCGAACGCCTGGCCGCGCGCCCCGGTGGCCGGGTCTACGGCGTGCCCAGCGTCAAGGCGGCCTGGTATGCCGAGGTCACCGGCGCCGGCAAGATCGGCCGAAACGTGTTCTGGCCGGCGCCCAACGTCGACTCCGGGCTCGTGCGGATGGTCCGGCGCGATCCGCCCGCGGCCACGGCGAGCCGGGAGCAGGTCTTCGCCGTCATCGACGCGGCCTTCGCCCAACGTCGCAAGACCCTGCGTGCGGCGCTCGCCGGGTGGGCCGGGTCACCGGCCGAGGCGGAGGCATACCTCGCGGCCGCAGGAGTCGACCACCGCGCCCGCGGCGAGGTGCTGACGGTCGAGGACTTCACCCGCATCGCGGACGCCGCCGCAGGTCAGCGCCCCTGATCTCCGGGTCCGCGCCATGGACCGCGAGGGCCGACGCCCCACGACAGCCCGACGGGGCGACCCCATAGGGTGAGGCCATGACCACGGGCACTCAGGCGCAGACCGTCACCGTCCGGGTGCCCGGCAAGATCAACCTCGGACTGTCGGTCGGCCCGCTGCGGGAGGACGGCTACCACGAGCTGTCGACGATCTACCACGCCGTGAGCCTCTACGACACCCTCACCGTGCAGCCCGCCGACTCCTGGTCCGTGCACGTCACCGGCCCGTGGGGCGAGCGCGTCCCGGTCGACGACAGCAACCTCGCGCTCGTCGCCGCCAAGACGCTGGCCAAGCGCCGCGGGCGCAAGGCCAAGGTCGAGCCGGTCCGCATCGACATCGACAAGCACATCCCCGTGGCCGGAGGCATGGCCGGTGGCAGCGCGGACGCCGCCGCGGCTCTCGTGGCGTGCCGCGAGCTCTGGGCCCTGGACCACTTCGAGAACGACCTGCTCGAGATCGTCGCGGCCAGCCTCGGCTCGGACATCCCCTTCCTCCTCCACGGCGGCACCGCGATCGGCAGCGGCCGCGGCGAGCAGATCACGCCGGTGCTCGCCCGCGGCGAGCTTCACTGGGTGCTGTGGGCCGGGGAGGACCTCTCCCTCTCCACGCCGGAGGTGTATGCCGAGTGCGACCGGTTGCGCGCCGGGCGCGACGAGCAGGCGAGTGCTCCCGAGCCCTCGGGTGCCCTCATGACCGCGCTGCGCCGGATGGACACCGATGAGGTCGCCGACGCGTTGCACAACGACCTGCAGGAGGCGGCGATCTCCTTGCAGCCGGTCCTCGCCGAGGCCCTGGCCGCAGGGCTCGACCTCGGTGCCCGCGGGGCCCTGGTGTCCGGGTCGGGTCCGACCGTCGCCTTCCTCGTCGGCTCGCAGACCGAGGCCATCGACCTCTCGGTCGGGCTGGCCGCCAACGGACCGACCGGCGACATCGTCCGGGCCGTCGGCCCGGTGCCGGGGGCACAGATCATCCACCAGCGCACCGGACCCGAGCCGACGCGGCCGCGCCCCGACCCCGACCGCCCCGGGCCGCTCGGCCCGGTGGTCGGCTGATGGCGGCACCCGCCCGCGCCAGCCTCGTCACCCTCGACCGCGCGCACCTGCTGGCCGGCACCCAGGTGCTCCTCGACGCGGTCTCGGTCGGGGTGCTCGA
Encoded here:
- a CDS encoding 4-(cytidine 5'-diphospho)-2-C-methyl-D-erythritol kinase encodes the protein MTTGTQAQTVTVRVPGKINLGLSVGPLREDGYHELSTIYHAVSLYDTLTVQPADSWSVHVTGPWGERVPVDDSNLALVAAKTLAKRRGRKAKVEPVRIDIDKHIPVAGGMAGGSADAAAALVACRELWALDHFENDLLEIVAASLGSDIPFLLHGGTAIGSGRGEQITPVLARGELHWVLWAGEDLSLSTPEVYAECDRLRAGRDEQASAPEPSGALMTALRRMDTDEVADALHNDLQEAAISLQPVLAEALAAGLDLGARGALVSGSGPTVAFLVGSQTEAIDLSVGLAANGPTGDIVRAVGPVPGAQIIHQRTGPEPTRPRPDPDRPGPLGPVVG